The [Eubacterium] siraeum genome contains a region encoding:
- a CDS encoding peptidoglycan DD-metalloendopeptidase family protein, which produces MKLKKILHSLTSFVTIFALTSGIIITYAPAGAEDLTVDDIKDRIEQIKQDNAQRRDEIDRIEGDITDKQENLDKAAGLLNEQKELVDYYYNLVYYKNQDISTLQGNIDTLTDEIAQKDKAIAKAEADIAELDKENKQNLEKFAQIVRTMYTTGSADMFGVLAGSADFYDLMISSEVVGKISEQNLQFMNELTADMKKLDSDKKLLETDKKDLEGKKTELDTQMTKLLSEKEELDGLVTDAESAKSTYESDYNKYSAAVSELEDQKSNLQYLINVSEADIEAYEEQIKEIIKQQTNPDKEYQEGEWYWPVPGRSYISCNFGWDADFQRTHKGIDIGDAGIYGDSVLASKAGTVIVAETSYIPGYSYGMYVVVDHGGGYTTTYAHLSDVYVYVGQEVAQGESLGAVGSTGYSTGPHLHFEIRLNGEPENPFNYVTMA; this is translated from the coding sequence ATGAAGCTGAAAAAAATTCTGCACTCTCTGACCTCGTTCGTCACAATATTTGCATTGACATCGGGTATAATCATAACGTATGCTCCGGCAGGTGCGGAGGATCTTACTGTTGACGATATAAAGGACAGAATAGAGCAGATAAAACAGGACAACGCTCAAAGACGTGATGAAATAGACCGTATCGAAGGCGATATAACCGATAAGCAGGAAAACCTCGACAAAGCTGCCGGTCTGCTGAACGAGCAGAAGGAGCTTGTTGACTACTACTACAATCTTGTTTATTACAAAAATCAGGATATAAGCACTCTGCAGGGCAACATAGACACGCTCACAGACGAGATAGCGCAAAAGGACAAGGCTATAGCAAAAGCCGAGGCCGACATTGCCGAGCTTGACAAGGAGAACAAGCAGAACCTTGAAAAGTTTGCGCAGATAGTAAGGACAATGTACACGACCGGCTCAGCGGATATGTTCGGGGTACTGGCAGGCTCTGCCGATTTCTACGACCTTATGATAAGCAGTGAGGTCGTTGGAAAAATAAGCGAGCAGAATCTTCAGTTCATGAACGAACTTACCGCAGATATGAAGAAGCTGGATTCGGACAAGAAGCTGCTTGAAACCGACAAGAAGGATCTTGAGGGCAAGAAGACCGAGCTTGATACGCAAATGACAAAGCTGCTCAGTGAAAAGGAGGAGCTTGACGGTCTTGTAACGGATGCCGAAAGTGCAAAAAGCACATACGAGTCCGATTACAACAAGTATTCGGCGGCAGTAAGCGAGCTTGAGGATCAGAAGAGCAATCTGCAGTATCTGATAAACGTAAGCGAGGCTGATATTGAAGCGTATGAAGAACAGATAAAAGAAATCATAAAGCAGCAGACCAATCCCGACAAGGAATATCAGGAGGGCGAGTGGTACTGGCCTGTTCCGGGACGCTCGTACATATCCTGTAACTTCGGCTGGGACGCTGATTTCCAGAGAACACACAAGGGCATTGATATAGGTGATGCCGGTATTTACGGCGACAGCGTTCTTGCCTCAAAGGCAGGCACTGTAATAGTTGCCGAAACAAGCTACATACCCGGCTACAGCTACGGAATGTATGTCGTTGTCGATCACGGCGGCGGATATACCACGACCTACGCACATCTCAGTGATGTGTATGTATATGTCGGTCAGGAGGTAGCACAGGGCGAATCGCTCGGTGCTGTCGGCAGTACGGGATATTCGACAGGTCCTCATCTCCACTTCGAGATAAGACTTAACGGCGAACCCGAAAATCCGTTCAATTATGTTACTATGGCATAA
- a CDS encoding S41 family peptidase, whose amino-acid sequence MNKKVSLGVMISLIAVACAITFVLTMTVSLNMYNSMVAGIQERETINAKIKEIDTFVRSSSIYKPNENTLITGIANGYISGTSDKYAKYYTADEYYKLQQLQSGVIIGTGIETVVNGDYLEVTNVYEGSSAEVEEITKGCTITAIGGKSILEIGAEQAQAQLDGEEGTKLSVTYSTPDGVEKTVTLVRQSIKLTSVKGTLIDGYAYIKIYTFNETTDERFIQLIDEYEAQSVLGYVFDVRDVSDGITEPVRAMLNRVLPKAQIAIQVDANGRDTSFIETDGNQFVSKPVTVLTNGNTACLAEIFAIGLRDFAKASVVGSSTAGKSQLQTTQSFKDGSAVSISTANIVPVESDDFENTGIKPDYTVDITAQQAEQIKFADKKSDVQLQKALEIVATE is encoded by the coding sequence ATGAATAAAAAAGTATCGCTTGGTGTTATGATAAGTCTTATAGCCGTAGCGTGTGCTATTACATTTGTACTGACTATGACGGTATCGCTGAATATGTACAACTCAATGGTAGCGGGTATACAGGAACGGGAAACCATCAACGCAAAGATAAAGGAAATAGATACATTTGTCCGCAGTTCATCGATATATAAGCCTAACGAAAACACTCTGATAACGGGTATCGCAAACGGCTATATCAGCGGAACGAGCGACAAATACGCAAAATATTACACGGCAGATGAGTATTACAAGCTGCAGCAGCTACAAAGCGGCGTGATTATCGGAACGGGAATCGAAACCGTTGTAAATGGCGATTATCTTGAGGTCACGAACGTTTATGAAGGCTCATCGGCTGAGGTCGAAGAAATAACCAAGGGCTGTACTATAACGGCGATCGGCGGAAAGAGCATACTTGAGATAGGTGCCGAGCAGGCGCAGGCTCAGCTTGACGGCGAGGAGGGCACGAAGCTCTCGGTTACTTACAGCACCCCCGACGGTGTTGAAAAGACGGTAACTCTTGTAAGACAGAGCATAAAGCTGACATCGGTAAAGGGTACGCTTATAGACGGTTACGCCTATATCAAGATATACACCTTCAACGAAACCACAGACGAACGTTTCATACAGCTTATAGACGAGTATGAGGCACAGTCGGTTCTCGGATATGTATTTGATGTGAGAGATGTGTCCGACGGTATCACAGAACCTGTGAGGGCAATGCTGAACCGTGTGCTTCCTAAGGCGCAGATAGCAATTCAGGTCGACGCAAACGGCAGGGACACGAGCTTTATAGAAACAGACGGAAATCAGTTTGTAAGTAAACCCGTAACGGTGCTTACAAACGGAAACACCGCCTGCCTTGCAGAGATATTTGCAATAGGTCTGCGTGACTTCGCAAAGGCGTCTGTAGTCGGATCGTCAACAGCGGGAAAGTCACAGCTTCAGACAACGCAAAGCTTCAAGGACGGAAGTGCGGTTTCGATTTCTACCGCAAATATAGTGCCTGTCGAATCCGATGATTTTGAAAATACAGGAATAAAGCCCGACTACACAGTCGATATTACCGCACAGCAGGCAGAGCAGATAAAGTTTGCAGACAAGAAAAGCGACGTGCAGCTTCAGAAAGCACTTGAGATAGTGGCTACAGAATAA